The DNA segment GAATATGTCGGTCGGGCTCGCAACATCCGCGCCGCGGTCATCCTCGCCATGGTCGAAGGCGACGTTTTGCTGGTCGAGCAATACCGCGTTCCGCTCGGGCGCCGCTGCCTCGAACTCCCCGCCGGGCTGATCGGCGACGATGCCGAGGGGGAGGATGATCTTGCCGCCGCGGGGCGCGAGCTCGAGGAAGAGACCGGCTATCGCGCTGGCAGTCTGACCGATCTCGGAACCTTCTATTCAAGCCCCGGAATGGTGAGCGAAAGCTTCACCTTGGTCCGCGCCACCGATCTTAAACGAGTCGGGCCCGGCGGAGGTGTGGCGGGAGAGGACATTCTCGTCCACCGCGTGCCCTTGGGTGCCGTCGCCCGCTTCGTTGCAGATAAGCAAGCTGAGGGTTGCGGCGTCGATGTGCGCGTGCTGATGCTTCTCGCCGCAGAGATGCTGGGAGAGCGATGATGGCAGGACGCGTGGCTGGCAAGCTCGCCCTGGTGACCGGGGCGGCGCAGGGGCTTGGCGCGGCGCAGGCGCGGATGCTGGCGCGGCATGGTGCCCGCGTGCTCGCAACCGATGTAAACGCGGCCGGGGCCGAGGCAACCGCCGCCGCGATAGAGGCCGAATGCGGCCCCGGCACCGGTTTCGCCTGCCCGCTCGACGTGACCCAGCCCGAGCAATGGGGGGCGGCCGTCGAAGCGGCGCATGACAAGCTGGGGGGACTCAGCGTGCTGGTCCACAACGCGGGCGTCGGCGTACGCGGCAATATCGAGACCTGCACTTACGAGGAGTGGAAGCGCGGCTTCGCCATCAATGTCGACAGCGTGTTCCTTGGCTGCCAGGCAGCGCTGCCGCTGATGAAGGAGCATCAGCCGGGCAGCATCGTCACCATTTCCAGTATCGCCGGGCTGATCGCGAGCGACACCATGCCGGGCTACAACGCCAGCAAGGCGGCGGTGTGGATGCTGACCAAGTCGATCGCGCTCCATTGCGCGAAGATGGGGTGGAACATCCGCTGCAACAGCGTGCATCCGACCTTCATCGACACCCCGATCCTCGACGGAATGGTCGGACCGGGGCGCGAAAAGTCGGTCATCATGGACAAGCTCGCCCGCCAGATCCCGCTGAAGCGCGTGGGCGAGCCCGACGATATCGCCAATGGGGTGCTTTATCTCGCGAGCGACGAGAGCAAGTTCATGACCGGGGCGGAGCTGAAGCTCGACGGCGGCATATCGGCCATGTGATGCACGGGTGACGAGGGGACCCCGCAGGGCCCCCTCAGTCTGCGATCAGCCCGATCGCGAGGTAGATCAGCGCCGCGGTGCCGAGGCTGAAGAGCGCGCCGAGCACGAAGGCGATCCGCACGAAGCCGACCGGCATGCCGCTCCAATCGGCGATCCCGGCGGAAACGCCCATGACCTTGCCGTCGCGGCGATTGAGGCGGAAGCCGCCGCCGGCACCGGCGGATCGGACGGGGAGGCGGCTCATACGATCACTCCAGCGGGGGTGGCCGGGATGATCGCGGTGGCGAAGACCAGGGCGGAGATCGCGAGCGAGAATGTCATCGCTAAGAAGCGGGCGGAGGGGGTAGAGGTCATGTCGTGGCTTCCTGGTTGGATGTGAAGCGGCGCTCAGAAGAAAAGGCCGGCGGGGGTTGCAGGAACGATCGCGGTCGCGAGGCACAGCACCGAGAGGGTGAAGGCGGCGAAAGCAGCGAGCGCATTGTTCAGATTGGCAGTCATTTGGTGGTCCCTTCCTGTCTGGTCCCGGGTCTGACCGGGATGACGAGATGTTTGCACGACCCGTGCCAAAAGCGAGAAAGCACGGATTTCAGCCGTTTCCGGCCGCGATGCCTGACAAGTGAATATTCACCATCGCGCAATGTTGGTGAAATTCTCCAATGGATGGCGAGCCTCTCGCGGGTGGTGGCGGAACCCGGCGCTCGCTAAGGCCCGGCGATGGCTTTGACGGGCATCAGTCTCGCCGATTTCCGCAATCACGCGGATACCACGCTGCGCGGGGCGAAGACGCTCAACCTCCTTGTCGGCGCAAACGGAGCGGGCAAAACCAATGTGCTGGAAGCGTTGTCGCTGCTCGCCCCGGGGCGGGGTTTGCGCAGGGCAAGTCCGCCCACGATGGCGCGGCAGGGCGGAACGGGCGGTTTTGCGGTGGGGGCGAGCCTTGCCGGCGAAGGCGAAGTGCGGCTCGGCACTCTCACCCGGCCCGATGCGCCGGCCCGAAGGTTGCTCAGCGTGAACGGCGCAGCGGCGAGCGGGGCGCAAATCGCCGAATGGCTCTCGGTCGGCTGGCTGACTCCGGCGATGGACCAGCTCTTCGCCGCCCCGCCGGGGGAGCGGCGGCGCTACCTCGACCGGTTGGCGCTGGCGCTTACCCCTGGCCATGCGGTCCATGCGCTGCGCTACGAACGGGCGCTGCGCGAACGCAACCGACTGCTGGGCGGCGACCGGCCGCCCGAGCCGGGCTGGCTGAACGCGATCGAGGCGCAGATGGCGGATGCCGGGTCCCTGCTGGCTCAGGGGCGCGGTGCGCTGGTCGATGCGCTGATGGGGGAGGTGGTGCGGCATGGCGAGGACCCCTTCCCCCGCCCGGCCTTGACCTATGCGCCCGGCGGCCCGGTCGGGCGCGATGAGCTCAGCCAGGCCCTCCACGATGGGCGGACGCGCGACCGGACGGCGGGGCGCACGCTTACAGGCCCTCATCGTGACGACTTGGACGTACAATACGCGGCGAAACGCATGCCGGCCGCCGCGAGCTCCACCGGCGAGCAGAAGGCGTTGCTGGTGGCGATCACGCTCGCCCATGCCGCGCTCGCGGCGAAGGGCCGCCCCGCGCTTCTGCTGCTCGACGAGGTGGCGGCGCATCTCGACCCCGCCCGGCGCGCAGCCCTGTTTGCCAGGCTTGCCGACAGCGGCACTCAGGTATGGATGACCGGGACCGAGCTTGCCCCCTTCGCCGCTGTCGCCCCCGATGCCGCGGTGTGGGAAATCGCGAGCGGCGCGGCGATGCCCCTTTAGGCAGCGGTGCGGACGTCACCCCGCGGCGGGGGCAGTGCCTCCGCGACCGCCTCTTTTGTCGCTTCGACGAGCACGCCGAGGCCCTTGCTCGTCGGATGCAGCCGATCAGCCTGAAAGAGTTCGGGGCGGCGGTAGATCGTTTCGAGCCAGAAGGGAACCAGCGTCACCCCTGGCCGTGCGCCCAGCTCGCGGTAGATCGCATCGAAACCGCGCTGATAATCGGGGCCGAAATTGGGGGGCGCGCGCATGCCCATCAACAGCACCGGAATACCCCGAGACCGAAGCTCATCCAGCATGGCGGTGAGGTTCGCCCGGGTCTCGGCCGGAGGTAGCGCGCGCAGCATGTCGTTCGCGCCGAGCTCCAGCAGCACGAGATCGGGCGCAGGCTGTTGCGCATCGAGCGTGAAGGCGAGCCGCTGGCGGCCTGCCGCGGTGGTATCGCCGGAAATTCCCGCGTTGACCACGCGCACATTGCGCCCCTCAGCTCGCAAGGCCGCTTCGAGCTGCGCCGGGTAGCTGTTCGCCTTGCCGACGCCATAGCCCGCGAACAGGCTGTCGCCGAAGGCGAGAATGCGCTGCTCGGGTCCGGCGACGGGTGCAAGCCGGGCGGGGGCGGGCGTGACGGAGGCGGCCCCGGCGGGCGCGGCCGCGGACCGCTCGGCCGGCTGCTCGCACCCCGCGAGCGCCAGCGCAGCCAAGCCGATCGACGAAGGGGGCACACGCATCCGATCAAGTTCCTTGTTGCAACGGGTCTGCTATGCCATCTCGGCATCGTGACCCCAAGCGACAAGGCTCCGGCCGCGATTTCCGCCCGCAATCTCACCCTGACGCTCGGCACGCCGCAAGCCCCGGTGCCGATCCTGAAAGGCATCGATCTCGAAATCGCGGGCGGCGAGACGGTCGCGCTGCTCGGCCCCTCGGGCTCTGGCAAAAGCTCCCTGATGGCGGTGTTGACCGGGCTCGAACGCGCCAGTGGCGGCGAGTTGACGGTCGCGGGGGCGGACTTCGGCACCATGGGCGAGGAGGCGCTCGCCCGGGCGCGGCGCGGTCGCATCGGGATCGTGCTCCAGGCCTTCCACCTCCTCCCCACCATGACCGCGCTTGAGAATGTAGCGACGCCGATGGAGCTTGCGGGGGAAGCCGATGCGCAGCCGCGCGCCGCGGCGGAGCTTGCTGCCGTCGGTCTCGGCCACCGGCTCGATCACTACCCGCAACAGCTGTCGGGCGGCGAGCAGCAGCGGGTCGCCATCGCGCGCGCCACCGCGCCACGCCCCGCGCTGCTGTTCGCGGACGAGCCGACGGGAAACCTCGACGGCAAGACCGGCCAGACGATCGTCGATCTGCTGCTCGAACGCCGCGCCGAAACCGGGGCGACGCTTATCGTCATCACCCATGACGCCGATCTTGCCGCCCGCTGCGCCCGGATCGTGACGCTGGCGGACGGCGTGATCGCGAGCGACGTCACCACGTGAGCTGGCCCGCAGCCTGGCGGCTTGCCCGCCGCGACCTCTCCGCGCGGTTCAAGGGGCTGCGGCTGCTGCTCGTATGCCTGTTCCTGGGGACCATGGCGCTGACCGCCATCGGATCGCTGACCGCGGCGATCGAGCGCGAACTGACGACGCGCGGCGCGGAGCTGCTGGGCGGCGACGTGCAGGTCTCGGTCTGGCAGCGCGGGCTCAGCGAAGAGGAGCGCCGCGCCCTGGCGAACACCGGCGTGCTGTCCGAGGGCGTGCGCTTGCAAGCCATGGCGCGCAGCGCTGACAATGCCGTGCCGGTCGAACTCAAGGGCGTCGATGCCGCCTATCCGCTGTTCGGCTCGCTGACGCTGGAGGACGGGCGCGCCGTTCGCAGCCCCGCGCCGGACGAGGCCTGGCTGTCGCGCGATGCCGCGGACCGGCTCGGCGCGCGCCCGGGTAGCACGCTCGCCATCGGCACCGCCAACCTGCGAGTGGGCGGGATCATCGCCGCCGAGCCTGACCGGCTGGGTGAAGGTTTCCAGCTCGGACCGACGGTGATCGTCGATGCCCGCCTCCCCGCGGCCGCCGGGCTACTCGCGCCCGGCTCGATGTACCGCACCAAGGTTCGCATCGCCCTCACCGGGGCGCAAAGCCCGGAAAATGTCGGCCGTGCTTTCCTCGCGCGCTTTCCCACCGCCGGCTTCGAAATCCGCACGCGCGACGAAGCGAGCCCCGGGGCGGACCGTTTCGTCCAGCGGATGGGCGACTTTCTGACGCTGGTCGGCCTCGCCGCGCTAATCATCGCGGGGATCGGCATCGGCGGCGGTGTCACGAGCTATCTCGATGCGCGGCGCGGCGCGATCGCGACGCTCAAGATCCTGGGCGCGACAAGCCGGGACATCGCCCGCATCTATGCCTTGGAGATCGGCGCGGCGGCGCTGGTCGGCAGCTTCGCCGGAGTGATCGCGGGTGTCGCGCTGACGCCGCTCCTGGCGCTGGCGCTCGGCGGGCTGCTGCCGGTGGCGCGTGGCTTCGTGGTCGATCCGGCGGCGATCGCCCTGGCGCTCGGCTATGCGCTGCTGGTCGCGCTGGTCTTCGCCGCGCCGCCGCTGATGCGGGCGCGCAAGGTCCCAGCGATGGCGCTCATGCGAGCCAGGGTGAGCCCGCTGGCGCGCGATCCGATGGCGGCGGCAGTGGTGGCGGCGGGGCTGGCGGCGATCGCGGCGCTGGCGCTGCTGTCGGCGAAGGATTGGCGGCTGACGGCCGGCTTCCTGGCGGGCGCGGCGGGGGCCTTCGCTATACTGGCAGTGGCCGGTTGGCTGCTGCGCCGTGGCGCCGCCGGGCTGCCGCGCCCCAGGAACCCGGTCGCACGCGCCGCGCTCGCCAATCTGCATCGGCCGGGATCGGCGACCGGCACGCTGGTAACCGCTCTCGGCTTCGGGCTCGCTGCCTTCGTCTTGCTCGCCGCCGTGCAGACCGCCATCGACGGCACCATCGCCAGGCGGGTGCCGGCACGCGCGCCCGATTACTTCGTGCTCGACGTGCCGCGCGACCGGGTAGCCGCCTTCCGCGAGGTGGTACGG comes from the Qipengyuania sediminis genome and includes:
- a CDS encoding PspC domain-containing protein yields the protein MSRLPVRSAGAGGGFRLNRRDGKVMGVSAGIADWSGMPVGFVRIAFVLGALFSLGTAALIYLAIGLIAD
- a CDS encoding ABC transporter permease, with amino-acid sequence MSWPAAWRLARRDLSARFKGLRLLLVCLFLGTMALTAIGSLTAAIERELTTRGAELLGGDVQVSVWQRGLSEEERRALANTGVLSEGVRLQAMARSADNAVPVELKGVDAAYPLFGSLTLEDGRAVRSPAPDEAWLSRDAADRLGARPGSTLAIGTANLRVGGIIAAEPDRLGEGFQLGPTVIVDARLPAAAGLLAPGSMYRTKVRIALTGAQSPENVGRAFLARFPTAGFEIRTRDEASPGADRFVQRMGDFLTLVGLAALIIAGIGIGGGVTSYLDARRGAIATLKILGATSRDIARIYALEIGAAALVGSFAGVIAGVALTPLLALALGGLLPVARGFVVDPAAIALALGYALLVALVFAAPPLMRARKVPAMALMRARVSPLARDPMAAAVVAAGLAAIAALALLSAKDWRLTAGFLAGAAGAFAILAVAGWLLRRGAAGLPRPRNPVARAALANLHRPGSATGTLVTALGFGLAAFVLLAAVQTAIDGTIARRVPARAPDYFVLDVPRDRVAAFREVVRGSDPRAETQLVPMLRGAVTAFGPPGRMIETASLAEIPEGGWALRGERGLTYAAALPEGNTITAGRWWRPDTRALEVSVDDEFAEAVGLKLGDRVTFGILGVERTATVTSLRRIDWQTMGFNFAFILSPPVLADAPHNLAATVDLAQGRNPAPLLQAMVRAFPSSSVIEVGGVMRQARTLLEQVGLATLAAAGVTVLAGIAVLMGAIAAARAQRSYDTVVLRVLGASRAQVLALLVAEYALLAGVLALVALGLGGIAAWLVITWLFEFDWLPDWGTVALTLGAGLGLVLLFAIAASLPLLREKPARALRSL
- a CDS encoding NUDIX hydrolase codes for the protein MTSPHHDEAEEIVWQGRFITAKRRGRWEYVGRARNIRAAVILAMVEGDVLLVEQYRVPLGRRCLELPAGLIGDDAEGEDDLAAAGRELEEETGYRAGSLTDLGTFYSSPGMVSESFTLVRATDLKRVGPGGGVAGEDILVHRVPLGAVARFVADKQAEGCGVDVRVLMLLAAEMLGER
- a CDS encoding SDR family oxidoreductase, which produces MAGRVAGKLALVTGAAQGLGAAQARMLARHGARVLATDVNAAGAEATAAAIEAECGPGTGFACPLDVTQPEQWGAAVEAAHDKLGGLSVLVHNAGVGVRGNIETCTYEEWKRGFAINVDSVFLGCQAALPLMKEHQPGSIVTISSIAGLIASDTMPGYNASKAAVWMLTKSIALHCAKMGWNIRCNSVHPTFIDTPILDGMVGPGREKSVIMDKLARQIPLKRVGEPDDIANGVLYLASDESKFMTGAELKLDGGISAM
- a CDS encoding ABC transporter ATP-binding protein, which encodes MTPSDKAPAAISARNLTLTLGTPQAPVPILKGIDLEIAGGETVALLGPSGSGKSSLMAVLTGLERASGGELTVAGADFGTMGEEALARARRGRIGIVLQAFHLLPTMTALENVATPMELAGEADAQPRAAAELAAVGLGHRLDHYPQQLSGGEQQRVAIARATAPRPALLFADEPTGNLDGKTGQTIVDLLLERRAETGATLIVITHDADLAARCARIVTLADGVIASDVTT
- a CDS encoding arylesterase, with product MRVPPSSIGLAALALAGCEQPAERSAAAPAGAASVTPAPARLAPVAGPEQRILAFGDSLFAGYGVGKANSYPAQLEAALRAEGRNVRVVNAGISGDTTAAGRQRLAFTLDAQQPAPDLVLLELGANDMLRALPPAETRANLTAMLDELRSRGIPVLLMGMRAPPNFGPDYQRGFDAIYRELGARPGVTLVPFWLETIYRRPELFQADRLHPTSKGLGVLVEATKEAVAEALPPPRGDVRTAA
- the recF gene encoding DNA replication/repair protein RecF (All proteins in this family for which functions are known are DNA-binding proteins that assist the filamentation of RecA onto DNA for the initiation of recombination or recombinational repair.), coding for MALTGISLADFRNHADTTLRGAKTLNLLVGANGAGKTNVLEALSLLAPGRGLRRASPPTMARQGGTGGFAVGASLAGEGEVRLGTLTRPDAPARRLLSVNGAAASGAQIAEWLSVGWLTPAMDQLFAAPPGERRRYLDRLALALTPGHAVHALRYERALRERNRLLGGDRPPEPGWLNAIEAQMADAGSLLAQGRGALVDALMGEVVRHGEDPFPRPALTYAPGGPVGRDELSQALHDGRTRDRTAGRTLTGPHRDDLDVQYAAKRMPAAASSTGEQKALLVAITLAHAALAAKGRPALLLLDEVAAHLDPARRAALFARLADSGTQVWMTGTELAPFAAVAPDAAVWEIASGAAMPL